The stretch of DNA CACCCAAAGCAACCGCACATACCAGGGGATGGCATTGCCGGTGTAATGGTGATAGCGCTGTTCTTGTTCGACGGATTTATCGGGAAGTTCGACGGATTTATTGGGAAGGTCGGACATGCTCAACTTCCTAAGTCAGATTGTGATCCGGAGCATTTGCGATTGGGGTATGCTGCTGTTGTGCTTCGTCTAGGCGTTGTTCGGTCTGCAGCATCGTATACTTGGGGCGTTCGACGTCTGTAAACATCCCTTGCGCCATACCCCAGCACAGCAGACAGAAAAACCCCAACCCGGCCAGCAAGTAGTTCATGATCGGCGAAATCGCGAATACGCCGTCGGAACTGCTGCGGAACAAGGCAATGAATTCAATGAACTTGGTTCCAAAGCCCCACAAACTGGGGACGAGAATCACCACGGCCAGTATGCAGGTGATGATGAATTGTCGCCGGGAGTTCGTACCTGTTGATTTCATGATTCGTCCTCCTCTTCCTCTTCGACCACGATCTCCGGAGCCGGTTCGTATTGCTCATACATAGGATAGCTTTCCAGCCACGATCCGAGCCATTGGACGTAAGTGATGATGGCCAGACCACGACGGGTGGGACGATCGGGCGAGCCGTCGAAAAACCAGGGATATTCCGGCATCGGTGAATTTTCCGAAAGATCGCGCGGCCGAAAGAAATGTACCGCATGCCAATCGTTGGAGCGCCGGCCCCCTTCGCGGGACAAATCGGGACCGACACGCCGCGTGCCGAACATCACCGGCATCTGCAGCACGTTTTGATACTCTTCTTGTTTGGAAACCGGTCCCCAGCGTTCCTCTTCGTTCGAGACCGGACGGATAAACTGGCTGTGGCAGTGCCAACACCCTTCGCCAACATAGAGTTTGCGTCCCAGCAGCAGTGCCTCGGCGCACTTTTCGTTCAGCCAGGCGTCTTGATCCGCGATGTCTTTGGGCGGTTCCCCGTAAGCGGCCTTGAATGATTCGGGATACCGCGCGGCGAGATCTTCGAATTGGTACCGCAGGTTTCCATTCACCAATCCTTCGACCGGCGTCGGTTCTTCTTGGTACATCAACACCGGCACAACTGCGTTGGAGACAAACGCAATTCCGAAAAAGAAAAGGCCGGCAATGAGCAAAACGCCCGATTTGCTTTCAAACATTTCCTAGCTAGTCCTTCACACGGGAAGTCACACCACGGCCGTCATATAAAACCGGGATTTTGTTAGGGTCTGATTCCAACTATGCCGTTTGCGTCTTTGCAGACTGCAACGTTTTGCGGAGGTTATACAACAACACCAATTGACCGGCGAACATTCCTAAGCCGGCAAAGACACGCAACGTCCAAAATGGGAATGAAGCAGTAATAGAAGCATCCCACGGCTGTAACGACGCCCAAAAGTAACCTTGGAACAATCCCGCCAACGTCAGATCGCCAACCATGACCGTGAGGCTGACGGTAGAGAGCCAATAATGCCATTCGCACAGCTTGCGGCTATACCATTCCACACCCAACAGGCGGGGGAACAGATAGGTCATGATGCCGAACAACCACATACTGAAGACGCCGAACATCACCATATGGGCATGGCCCACGACCCAGTCGGTAAAGTGAATGACCTGTTGAAAGGTCAACGTGGTTTGCATCGAGCATTGCAAACAGGTCAAAAAGTAAAACACCATGCCGGTATAAAAATAGCGCACCGGAAGGTTCGTGACGACCATTCGTCCTGATCCTTTGAGCGTGCCGAAGAAGTTGATCACGACTGTGGTGACCACCAACTCAACGGCAACCGTCGACATGATTGCCCCATACTGCAGGAACATGGGGATTGGCGTATACAGAAAGTGGTGGATGCCGTTGAGCGGATAGAAAAATGCCAGCCCCCAGAATCCGACCAGTGACAGTCCGTGACTCCAGATCGGCTTTTGCAACAAAATCGGCACAAAATAGTACATCAACCCCCAACCCAAGGGAGTCACGAACAGTCCCACCAAGTCATGAATGAATAGGCCGCCCACCGCACCGGCGCTTGTGCCAGCGACGAAGTATTGGGGAACAAAGTTGCCCATCGCATAGGTCATGAATGTCCAGACAAATGCGGCCAAGAAGTACCACAAGGTGACATACATCGGCCCTTTGACCTGCAGAATGGGGGTCATGAAGTTAATCGCGACCAGCAACAGTCCCAGTTGTGCGGCCGGATCGATCCAGACCGGGGTTTCTCCCCATTCCAGCCCTTGTGCTTCGCCGAAAATAATCCCGACGGCTGTCGCGCCGACGACGAGTTGCCACGCGACAAAAATCGTGTAAGACAACCAGCGGCTTTGCACAGGTCGCAACGTCAACCGCGGCACAGACCAATGTAGCGCTCCTAAAAATGCGTTGGCCAAAAAACCGTAGGCGATGGCATTGGTATGCAGCATGCGCCACCGGCCGGGCGAGAGGAGCTCGATTCCGTTGAGGGGATTCCACTGCACCAATTGCAGCGCCATCAACAAACCGGCCAGCATGGCAGCTGTCATAAACGTGAGCGCCGCGTAGAAATACCAACAGACCAGTTGCGTTTCCACCAGGGGCCCGCTGAACTCGGCTTCCTCGTGTTTTACCACCTCACTCATGACTTCTCCGTCGGACGTTGATACGGAACGAACTGGCCCAGGGGATACAAGACCGCGATTGTTAGCCCAAACACAAGATGCGTGACCGCCGCCACCCACGGCGGAATCAATTCCACAATCCAATTCCCGCCGAATAGTGCCGGCTGTAGCCAGGACAAAATGGCGTAAAAATTAATCAACCAAACCACGATCGACAGGGCCGCCGCCACGCCGTATCGCATCAGGGTCGACGCATTTTGAGTGAGCCGGGTTAATGCAAGGTAAAACGGCACGCCTAACAACATCCCCGTTGCCAAATACAAGCAACAGCCAATGGTCAGAATCAAGCCGTTGCTGACCGTGTAGACCTTCTGAGTCTGGTCAGCTAGCAGTAACGCCTTTTCACCCAGCGGAAAGGTGAGATAGACGCAAATCAATTCCAGCGGACTTTTGCCAACCAACGGTGCACTGATCACATTGACCAACAAACTCGTGGCGGCTCCGAAGATCCCCAACATGAATCCGCTGGTCGCATAGTAGGCGGTGTAATAGCCCGTCGGCTGCCACGGAACAGTCGTGTGGGACTGTTCAATTTCCGATTCGAGTCTTTCAACCCGTTCTTTGAGCTGTTGTAGCTCGGCTTGTTTTTCGTGATCGTCCATGGACGTCATGGCCTCAAAGTTTGGTGACCGGCCGGGCCGGATTGTTCATTCCAGTGCAATCTGGTTTCAATCAGTGTTTGGCGTGTTCTATTCCTGCGATTGATCATCGGTTTGCGCGTCGTCTTCCTGTGTCCCTTGGGGATAAGGAGCAAACGTGAATTGGCCGACGGGGGGAACTTGTCCCGATCGCCGTTGTCCCGAGATTTGCAGCACATAGGCCACCAATTTCCAGACCAACTCGGGGTCCTCGCGTATCTTGGCCGATGTCCCAAACCCCGGCATCGGTGTGCCGTTGATGCCATTGAAGACCCGCCGGTAGACGTCCACCGGTTTCGATCCGCCGCGCAGCATGCCCGATGTCAAATCGGCCGCCCGGGCAGCGTGTCCCCACATATCTTTTAGCGGCGTTTCGACGTTGGCTGCCGTCTGGCCCCGGCCGTCGCTGCCGTGACAATTGGCACAGCCGACATCGGGACTGGTGAACAATTCCTTGCCGACAGCCACGTCCTCAGCGGTAAATTCGGGCAACGGCGTTAAGGGCATCACCTCGGTGAAATGTGCCATTTCCCAGCTCTCGTCGATATAATCCACCAATTCCTGGACGATCTCCGGATCGATTTCCGGCTCATCGGGGTCTGCTTCTTGTACCAGTTGCGATTCCAATTCGCCGCGCTTGGAAAGAGCGATCACATAGTCGACAACCGCTTCCAAGTCGGCTTTGGGGAGTCGCGCAAACGAGGGCATTGATGTTCCCGGAATGCCTCGTCGCAATGTATTCAGCAAGTCTTCGCGACGGGGCTTGGAACCGTAGGGGGTTGAAGTGAATTTGAAGATGCCTCGGCGGTAATCGCGCGGCAGGGGGTAAAGGTACTTTGCCTTGGGGCCGCGACCATCCCCACTGACGCCGTGACATTGCGAGCAGCGCTGCATATAAATTTCCATGCCGTGCTGCAACTGCTTTGTGTCAAACGACTCATCACCTAGCATTTTGGGGACTTGCGGCGTTCCACTGTGTGTCCGCAATGCACCCCGAATTTGGATGCGCAGCTTTGTATCGAGCTGACTTGTTTCATCGTTCAACTCAAAAACCGGCTCCGCTGCGCGCTCACAACCGCTGACCGCGACCAGCAGCGCAAGCAACGAACCGGCCAGCAGTGCGGACCGCGAATTGGGTCGAAAGTTGATACTCATCAGTGACATCCGGCAAAAGTAATCAAGGCGGGGCATGCGGGATCGAACCGGTTGCGAGACTCGGTTCCGGCAATCGGTTGGCAGGGAGTCCCTGTCCCTCTGCGAGGCATTTTGAGGGGTTGTCGCCATTCGCTGCTGCCGATTTCGATCAACCACGGTGCCTCCATTTCTATTCAGTCTGCTCATATGCGGACTCGTCGCAGGCCATAAAATTTAAAAACGAAAAAAGCCCCTGAGGTGCGCGTACGCTCCTCAGAGGCTGTCATAGCTCGTATTAGGTGGATGGTTCTGCCTTCGTGACAGAAACATCATCGCTGGATAAATTACCCTGCGGCCGCTGACGAAGTCAAGGGATAACCCACTCGCAAAATCGCGCCGGAAACACAGTGCCGAATCGGATTGGCGATTTCCGTGTCTCAGAGGCCCGCATAGGGTCCCCATGACTGAAACGACGTTAGGCCAACAAATCCTTGACGACGTGTGCCGGCAGAACGCCAGTCAATTTTTGGTTCAGTCCTTGGAATTTGTAGCTGAACTGTTCGTGATCAAAACCGAGCAGGTGCAAAACCGTGGCGTGGAAGTCACGGATGTGCAGTGGATCGCGGACGATGTTGTAGGAAAAATCGTCGGTTTCGCCGTAGACCGTCCCCGGCTTGGCGCCGCCTCCCGCCATCCACATGCTGAAACAGCGCGGATGGTGGTCGCGGCCGTAATTCGTTTTCGACAAGCTGCCTTGGGAGTAGATCGTGCGTCCGAATTCACCGCCCCAAATCACGAGCGTTTCATCCAGCATGCCGCGTTGTTCCAGGTCTTCCAGCAAGGCATAGCAAGGCTGATCGACATCCTTGCATTGGTCCGGCATCCGTCCGCCGACGTTGCTGTGGTGGTCCCAGTTGTTGTGGTAGACCTGAATAAAGCGGACGCCTCGTTCAGCCAGCCGGCGAGCCATCAAAGCGGTGTTGGCAAAGGATCCCGGTTTTTGGACATCCTCGCCGTATAGATCAAAAATGTGCTTGGGCTCGGAACTCATATCGGTCAGTTCCGGAACACTGGCTTGCATGCGAAAGGCCATTTCGTATTGCTGGATCCGCGTCTGGATTTCCGGATCGCCCAGTGCGCCGTAATTGATCTCGTTGAGACGATTCAGACCGTCAATCGATTTCTTGCGGAGTGCATCGGGAACGCCGGGAGGATTGTTAATGTAAAGAATCGGATCCCCCTTGCTGCGGAACGAGACCCCGGCGAATTGGCCCGGCAGGTACCCGCTGCTCCACAATCTTGAGGAGATCGCCTGTTCTTGCTCACGATTGCTGGGAACCGCCACCAGGACGACAAAGGAGGGCAGGTTTTCATTCATCGTCCCCAAGCCGTACGAGGCCCAAGAACCGAGACAGGGTCGCCCGGTCACTTGGTTGCCGGTTTGCATGGCGGCGATGGCTGGTTCGTGGTTGATGGCTTCGGTGTTCAAACTGCGCATCAAGCAGATGTCGTCCGCTTTTTTGGCCATCCACGGCAGAAGTTCGGTGTTCATCCACATCCCGCACTCACCGGCTTGGCTGAATTTGAACCGTGACGGGGCGATTGGGAAGCGCGCCTGCCCACTGGTCATCGTCGTCAGTCGCTGCCCTTTGCGAATGGAATCCGGCAGGTCTTTGTCGTACATCTCCTGCATAGCCGGCTTATAGTCGAACAGATCCATCTGCGCCGGTCCGCCGACCATGTGCAGATAAATCACGCGTTTGGCCTTGGGCGCGAAGTGCGGACCGACGGGCTGCGCGGCGGGAGAACCGATGGCCGATTGTCCGAGCATCGACATCAGAGCGGCGCCGCCGACGAGGTTCTTGCCACTTGTCAAAAACCGGCGGCGGGTGATTTCATCGATTGTATTCATGGTTTGACCTTTGCGATTGACGTCAATTTATTTGTTCAGCGCTTCGTCAAGATTTAGGATTTGATTGGCCAGCAATGTCCAGGCAGCAAGCTGAGCGGCATCCAATGTTTCATCAGCTTTTGACTCCCCGACGGCAATCAAGGCCTCTGCGTCTTTTGGATGCGATTGATAGTACGCCAGGAAGTCGTTGAGGTCCTTTTGCACAATGGACTGTTCTCGTCCGCGGACTGGACGACAGAGCACTTGTCGGAAGAGATGATCAATGGATTTCTGATTATCGCTATCTCCTGCTTTCAACGCGCCTTCAGCCAGACGACGTGCCGGCTCGACGAATTGTGGGTCGTTGAGTGTGACCAACGCTTGCAGCGGGGTGTTGGTCCGTTCGCGACTGACCGTGCAGAACTCACGACTCGGTGCATTAAACGCATCGAGGTTGGGTGGCGGAGCCATTCGTTTCCAAAAACTGTAAACCGTGCGACGATACAAGTCGTCCCCGTGGTCTTGTACATATTTGCGAGTATTGCTGCTCGGGAGACCCACGATGTCCCAAATGCCTTCCGGCTGGTACGGCTTGACGCCCGGACCGTACATTTTTCTCGAAAGCAGGCCGCTGGTGGCCAGGGCATAGTCGCGCACCATTTCGGCATCCATCCGAAAACGTGGACCGCGTGACAGCAGGGTGTTGTCACGATCGATTTCCAACTTAGCCGGTGTGGTCACAGCTGCCTGTCGATAGGTCGCGCTCATCAGTATCTGCTTGAAGAACTGTTTGACGTTCCAACCATTTTCGCGGAAGTCGACTGCCAGCCAATCCAGCAATTCCGGATGGCTGGGTGCAGCGCCCATCACTCCGAAGTCTTCCGGAGTGACGACAATGCCTTGCCCGAAGAGTTGCTGCCAGAATCGATTGACGGTCACGCGTGCTGTGAGTGGATTCGCCGGATCGATAATCCATTGCGCCAGACCCAGGCGATTGTTGGGAGCACCCTCGGGTTGCGGATGCAGTCCCGATGGTGTCGCTGCCACCACCTTTTCGCCTAGCTGGTCATATTCCCCCCGCATAAGCACGAAGCCGGTGGGTGGCGAATCCATTTTTTCGCGCTGAATATGCGTGACCGGACTGCGTGCGCTGATCGCTTCGCGTTCGCCTTCCAATCGAGAGACCGTTGCCATGAGCGCTGGATACTCGGAATCAGCGGTGATGAGATAATAGTCAAACAGCGCCTTCCGTTGTTCCGCAGTCCGCTCCTCTGCCGCTGTGGCGAGGATAGATTTGATTGCAGAAATCTCTGCGATTTTCTTCACATCCGCAGCGGGAAGTGCGCGATTGTAGATGCGGAAATCTTGAACCGTACCACCGTCAAACACGTTTGCGTCGCTTCGGCGACCGATGCGTAGAGGAGTCTCTGTGCGGAGGGTGGCGTCGGGCTTCAATGTGTTTTTATCGACCTTCAGCTTCTGCTCCACACCATCGACATAAATCTTGACGCCACCCGGTTTGGCGGTTCCATCGTAGGTCAGGACGACGTGCTGCCATTGCCCGGGCTTGACCACTTTTTCTTGCGTCACAACTTTGATCGCGTTCGCCGGCCATGCATCGACAAGGTGAACGGCTAAGGCGTTGCCGTTTAACCACAGGTCCCAACCACGGAACCCGCTTTTTTCATCCATGCGGGCAAAGATGCTGCTGGGTTGTCCTTTGTCACCCACCTTGATCCAGGCTCCGCAACTGAAGGGCTGGTCCTTTTCAAAATCGCCGAGTCCACCCAGATCGAAAGTCGCTTCGGGGGTCAGCACGGCAGCTGGGCCGAGTTTGCCGTCGGTGCTCCAAGTCACCTCACCGGTCGCCGGGAATTGATCGGGATTACCAGCAAGGTTTTTCGCCGCGTTACCCGTGCCTTCATTCAACGGAGCGTGCACGACAAGTCCGTCGGTGGAGATATCACTGCCTAACGATTCAGGAGTCGTCTTCGCCAACCAATTATCAAAGTCACCGGTCGCTGCTTGCTTGCGTGCATCGCGCTGTGCGGTGGCTGCGGCGATTTCTGCAGGAAGTGCCTGCCAGCGCGATTTGTCTTTTTCAGCAGGCACGATCAAGACCGGACCGCGTCCGTCTTTGACGTTTCCGTCTTTGGCCTGTTGCGTTGTGTTGCGAAAGTAGGCTGCGAGGGAGTAATAATCTTTGGCGGTGAAATCGTCGAACTTGTGATCGTGACATTGGCTGCAATTGGTGGTCAGTCCCAGATAGACCCATCCCAATGTCTGAACGCGATCGGCGGCATAGAGCGCCAGATTCTCCTCATCGATCGTCCCCCCTTCGTTGGTGGTCATATTGCACCGCTGAAAACCGGTGGCAATCAGTTGATCATCGGTTGGGTTTTCTAAGAGATCACCGGCAAGTTGCTCCACCGTGAATGCGTCAAAAGGTTGGTTGGCATTGAATGCCCGAATCACCCAATCTCGATACGGCCACATTTCACGATAATTGTCAAAATGTAATCCGTGCGTATCGCTGTAACGAGCCGCATCCAACCAGTAGCGGGCCCGGTGCTCGCCCCAAGCGGTCGACTTCATCAGCTTGTCGATCCAATCCGATAGGGCAGCATCTTGCCGCGCCTTGTAATCCTTCACAAATGCATCCGCATCTTTTGGCGCGGGAGGCAATCCGGTGATGTCCAGATGCAATCTGCGGAACAATGTATGAGGATCGGCCTCGGCCGCTGGAGTTAAGCCATTCTGTTCCAACTTGGCCAGCACGAATTGATCGATGGCATTCTTGGCCCAGCCTGCTTGCTTCACTGGCGGTGGCTGTTGACGTTCAGGAGCAATGAAAGACCAGTGCTGCTGGTACTCCGCCCCTTGCGCGATCCATTTTTTAAGGATTGTTTTCTGCGCAGCGGTCAGAGTTTTTTTGGACTCCAACGGAGGCATTACGAGGTCGGCGTCGTCGGTCAGGATACGGGCGATTAGCTCGCTTTTATCCGGCTCGCCGGCGGTGATCGCTCCCAGCTCGACGGCGACGTCGCGGTGGTCGAGGCGCAGGTCGGCTTTGCGGGAGGCGCTGTCCGCCCCGTGACAGGCAAAGCAGTTCTCGGCCAGGATTGGTCGAACGTCCCGATTGTACTCGATCGGTTCCGCAGCCCGGGCGGGCGCTGCGCATATAGAAAGAATTGACAGCAGCGCGGCAACCAATAGGGGCCATGCTCGATCAGTTTTTTCAGCAGTCTTCATTCCAAATCATCCTCGTTCGTCGACTAGTCATCGTGGCAGGCCACGACTCCAATACTTGACACCGCTGCGAATATGCCGCTCCATCGCTCGTGCAGACTGTTTGGCGTTGCCTGCAATGAGCGCGTCGACAATGGCCAGGTGTTCGCTGGCTTCTTCAGTGAATCGATAATAGTCGTTGATTGCAATGCGTTCGTCCCAAGCTGCGTCGCGAAATGCGCGAAACAACAGTTTGAGGCGGCTGATCTCCATCGCCAGAAATCGATTGCCGCATGATTCGGCGATTAAGTCATGCAGCGAGCTATCCAGAATACGCGCCTTCTCCACAAAGGAGCCGTTACGGCGTTTTACCTTTTCCATGCTCCGCAATGATTCGGCCAGTTCGTGCAAGCGGGTCAAATCGATCCGGCCACACGCATGTTGCGTTGCTTCGCATTCGAGTGCCCGTCGCACTTGGCAGACTTCTTCGACATCGGCAATTGATAACTGACGCACAACAGCGCCGCAATTAGGAGCGAAATCAATGATCCCGGTCCCCTCCAGCTGCACCAGCGCTTCACGAATCGGCGTCGAGCTGACCTGAAAACGTTGGGAGAGATCCTTGATGACCAAGTGCTGACCTGCTCGCAGCTTGCCCTGGAAAATCTCGCTAAGCAGCAACTCCGCCACCATTTTGCGCCGCTGCCCATGATCGCATTTCGTCTGGGGCCGGCAGGTTGCGGCGGGTACTCCCAGCATCCTCGTCATGGACTGGCTCCGATCAGCAAAAAAGGGGGGAATATCAAATATACGACGGAGCACTGCGGGTGCTCAAGCCTGGAGACCAGTAGTGCTGCTCGCGACCATAAGCGATCCCCAGGTGTCGTCTCCTATTGTCAACAACAAGACCAAGTCGCACAAGGCGATTATGCATAATCCTTTGATGATTGTCCATAATTAGCACGGGCTAGCTGGGGTGAGTCAACGCGATTCATGGGGGACAACAATTGCTACATGCGGTCTGTTTTATAAGGTTCTGCCGCGAAACATTTTTTTGACAGAAGCTGAATCTACCAGTAAGCTGAGCTTTGACTTATCGTTCAACGGCTTCAATCATATTCGTTGTCCCCCCATTTTTTTTCTCAACCGGCTTAAGGGATGCTGACCTAATGAATGCAAAAATCGCAGATCTCATGACAGAGAAAGTCATGTCGGCCACACCGCACCAGTCAGTCGCCCATGTGCGTGACGTGATGCAGTCGCACTCAGTGAATTGCATGCCGGTCGTTGACTCCGACGGTGCACCGGTAGGAATCGTGACCAGTACCGACGTCCTTCATGCCGAGAAAGATGGGACGCCAATCAGTCATATCATGACGGAGAAAATCTACAGCGTTCCGCAATATGGTGATGTCTCCCTCGCCGCCCGGATTATGGTCAATCACCGGATTCATCATGTGTTGGTGACGCATGAGGGACATTTGGTCGGCATCATCAGTTCGTTCGATTTACTCCGCCTTGTCGAGGATCATCGTTTTGTGATGAAGAACGCGCCTGACGTGTCGGCACGCGGCGGGAAACGCAAGAAATCTGAGTCCGTCTGATCTTGTACGTCCTGGGTGCTTAGCCGCGCATTCACGAATCGAACGAAGCGTTGTCGCGTCATGCGCAGAACGTTTGAAGAGACGTCGATCAAAATGTCAGGGCGCGACGAGTCGATTCGGACGGGACCAGATGACGCGGGCGACGAATAGCGCGCCGGTGGCGCCGCGCTTGTGGGCCATGGGACGTGCTTTGCCGAAAATCCCCTCGGACACGGTGACCCACGACTCTCCGGCGGTGATCGCGGCGGCTCCAAAGTTGCCAAGCGTTGCGCCCCGCTCGGGGACCAGAATCGTTTCTCCGGCGCGCTGCACCTGCAGCTTTTCAACGTCGACACGCCCGATAAACAGCGGAGCGCGATGTCGCATGATGTGGTCGTTGTTCGCGCCACGACGGGTGTAGACCAAAAACAATCCGTCGCTGTGCGCCAGCCAATGCTGTTGCGTGTTGTAACTGCCCAATTCGGTCCCATCGTCGAACGTCCAAGGCTTGAGTGGTTCGAAATGCAAACCGTCATCGCTCACCGTGACGTAGGCCTTGAGGTCATTGCGGACTGTGAGGTAATACCGATCACCGAATCGAATGAGCGATGGTTCGACAAGTCCGCGGACGACATCGAGGTTGAACTCCGTACCATGCTCCACATACACCAAGCGGTCACCCTCGACGCGGCAGCGGGCGACCATGACCGAGAAGGGAGACTTGCCGTCGGGACCGTAATAAAACGGCAGCAGCAGGCTGCCATCAGGTTCGACCAGCCATTGCGCGCAAGCGCAACGGGCAAAATTGAATTTCCGGTCCGCGGGCATTTCTAAAATCCGCCATTTCGTCCATTGGTTTTTATCGGGATCGAACAGCGAATAGGACGTTTGAGCGCTGCGGGTCTTGTCCTCAAGTTGTTCCCCCTTTTTGCTATAGCGAACCTGCGTGCCGATGGCGATCAACTTGCCGCTAGCGGCATGCCAACCCGGTGTGACATCGGCCACGGCCACCGCAACGCCGCTTGGTTCGCGTACCCAATCCAATTCGGGGATGGCGGTCGGACCGGTCCAGGACTTGCCCATGTTCTTTGTCTGCAAGATGCTGATACCGGAATAGAAATCCGAGACATGCAGATGCTTTTGCAGTGTGACGATGACTTTGGGCATGCCGTTGTCACCATAACCAGGGATCGCCGCAGCGCGGGGATGAAACCACAGGAACTTTCCGTCATCGTGTTCCAGGACTGTTTCGAGTTTGACCTGAAAGGTGAGCGGCACCTCGGTCTTGTCGTCTCCACGAGCGTTCACCGCTAGCAGAGAAAAAATCGTCATCGCGGCGAAACAGATTCTGCGCATGTCAAGTTCCTGCATCCGAAAGGGGAAGGGAATGGCGAGACCACCATTTTTG from Symmachiella dynata encodes:
- a CDS encoding DUF1501 domain-containing protein, with product MNTIDEITRRRFLTSGKNLVGGAALMSMLGQSAIGSPAAQPVGPHFAPKAKRVIYLHMVGGPAQMDLFDYKPAMQEMYDKDLPDSIRKGQRLTTMTSGQARFPIAPSRFKFSQAGECGMWMNTELLPWMAKKADDICLMRSLNTEAINHEPAIAAMQTGNQVTGRPCLGSWASYGLGTMNENLPSFVVLVAVPSNREQEQAISSRLWSSGYLPGQFAGVSFRSKGDPILYINNPPGVPDALRKKSIDGLNRLNEINYGALGDPEIQTRIQQYEMAFRMQASVPELTDMSSEPKHIFDLYGEDVQKPGSFANTALMARRLAERGVRFIQVYHNNWDHHSNVGGRMPDQCKDVDQPCYALLEDLEQRGMLDETLVIWGGEFGRTIYSQGSLSKTNYGRDHHPRCFSMWMAGGGAKPGTVYGETDDFSYNIVRDPLHIRDFHATVLHLLGFDHEQFSYKFQGLNQKLTGVLPAHVVKDLLA
- a CDS encoding DUF1553 domain-containing protein, whose product is MKTAEKTDRAWPLLVAALLSILSICAAPARAAEPIEYNRDVRPILAENCFACHGADSASRKADLRLDHRDVAVELGAITAGEPDKSELIARILTDDADLVMPPLESKKTLTAAQKTILKKWIAQGAEYQQHWSFIAPERQQPPPVKQAGWAKNAIDQFVLAKLEQNGLTPAAEADPHTLFRRLHLDITGLPPAPKDADAFVKDYKARQDAALSDWIDKLMKSTAWGEHRARYWLDAARYSDTHGLHFDNYREMWPYRDWVIRAFNANQPFDAFTVEQLAGDLLENPTDDQLIATGFQRCNMTTNEGGTIDEENLALYAADRVQTLGWVYLGLTTNCSQCHDHKFDDFTAKDYYSLAAYFRNTTQQAKDGNVKDGRGPVLIVPAEKDKSRWQALPAEIAAATAQRDARKQAATGDFDNWLAKTTPESLGSDISTDGLVVHAPLNEGTGNAAKNLAGNPDQFPATGEVTWSTDGKLGPAAVLTPEATFDLGGLGDFEKDQPFSCGAWIKVGDKGQPSSIFARMDEKSGFRGWDLWLNGNALAVHLVDAWPANAIKVVTQEKVVKPGQWQHVVLTYDGTAKPGGVKIYVDGVEQKLKVDKNTLKPDATLRTETPLRIGRRSDANVFDGGTVQDFRIYNRALPAADVKKIAEISAIKSILATAAEERTAEQRKALFDYYLITADSEYPALMATVSRLEGEREAISARSPVTHIQREKMDSPPTGFVLMRGEYDQLGEKVVAATPSGLHPQPEGAPNNRLGLAQWIIDPANPLTARVTVNRFWQQLFGQGIVVTPEDFGVMGAAPSHPELLDWLAVDFRENGWNVKQFFKQILMSATYRQAAVTTPAKLEIDRDNTLLSRGPRFRMDAEMVRDYALATSGLLSRKMYGPGVKPYQPEGIWDIVGLPSSNTRKYVQDHGDDLYRRTVYSFWKRMAPPPNLDAFNAPSREFCTVSRERTNTPLQALVTLNDPQFVEPARRLAEGALKAGDSDNQKSIDHLFRQVLCRPVRGREQSIVQKDLNDFLAYYQSHPKDAEALIAVGESKADETLDAAQLAAWTLLANQILNLDEALNK
- a CDS encoding HPP family protein; this encodes MNAKIADLMTEKVMSATPHQSVAHVRDVMQSHSVNCMPVVDSDGAPVGIVTSTDVLHAEKDGTPISHIMTEKIYSVPQYGDVSLAARIMVNHRIHHVLVTHEGHLVGIISSFDLLRLVEDHRFVMKNAPDVSARGGKRKKSESV
- a CDS encoding GntR family transcriptional regulator; its protein translation is MTRMLGVPAATCRPQTKCDHGQRRKMVAELLLSEIFQGKLRAGQHLVIKDLSQRFQVSSTPIREALVQLEGTGIIDFAPNCGAVVRQLSIADVEEVCQVRRALECEATQHACGRIDLTRLHELAESLRSMEKVKRRNGSFVEKARILDSSLHDLIAESCGNRFLAMEISRLKLLFRAFRDAAWDERIAINDYYRFTEEASEHLAIVDALIAGNAKQSARAMERHIRSGVKYWSRGLPR
- a CDS encoding c-type cytochrome, with amino-acid sequence MSINFRPNSRSALLAGSLLALLVAVSGCERAAEPVFELNDETSQLDTKLRIQIRGALRTHSGTPQVPKMLGDESFDTKQLQHGMEIYMQRCSQCHGVSGDGRGPKAKYLYPLPRDYRRGIFKFTSTPYGSKPRREDLLNTLRRGIPGTSMPSFARLPKADLEAVVDYVIALSKRGELESQLVQEADPDEPEIDPEIVQELVDYIDESWEMAHFTEVMPLTPLPEFTAEDVAVGKELFTSPDVGCANCHGSDGRGQTAANVETPLKDMWGHAARAADLTSGMLRGGSKPVDVYRRVFNGINGTPMPGFGTSAKIREDPELVWKLVAYVLQISGQRRSGQVPPVGQFTFAPYPQGTQEDDAQTDDQSQE
- a CDS encoding cbb3-type cytochrome c oxidase subunit I, which encodes MSEVVKHEEAEFSGPLVETQLVCWYFYAALTFMTAAMLAGLLMALQLVQWNPLNGIELLSPGRWRMLHTNAIAYGFLANAFLGALHWSVPRLTLRPVQSRWLSYTIFVAWQLVVGATAVGIIFGEAQGLEWGETPVWIDPAAQLGLLLVAINFMTPILQVKGPMYVTLWYFLAAFVWTFMTYAMGNFVPQYFVAGTSAGAVGGLFIHDLVGLFVTPLGWGLMYYFVPILLQKPIWSHGLSLVGFWGLAFFYPLNGIHHFLYTPIPMFLQYGAIMSTVAVELVVTTVVINFFGTLKGSGRMVVTNLPVRYFYTGMVFYFLTCLQCSMQTTLTFQQVIHFTDWVVGHAHMVMFGVFSMWLFGIMTYLFPRLLGVEWYSRKLCEWHYWLSTVSLTVMVGDLTLAGLFQGYFWASLQPWDASITASFPFWTLRVFAGLGMFAGQLVLLYNLRKTLQSAKTQTA
- a CDS encoding cbb3-type cytochrome c oxidase subunit II, which gives rise to MFESKSGVLLIAGLFFFGIAFVSNAVVPVLMYQEEPTPVEGLVNGNLRYQFEDLAARYPESFKAAYGEPPKDIADQDAWLNEKCAEALLLGRKLYVGEGCWHCHSQFIRPVSNEEERWGPVSKQEEYQNVLQMPVMFGTRRVGPDLSREGGRRSNDWHAVHFFRPRDLSENSPMPEYPWFFDGSPDRPTRRGLAIITYVQWLGSWLESYPMYEQYEPAPEIVVEEEEEDES